The window TAATATGAATCAGCTGTATAAAATTATAAATCATACTCTTAATGTAAAAAGTATTTTCTTGCTTCATTTAACAAAAAAGGCTCCGAAAAACGGAGCCCTATAAAAATATTTTAAGCGTTATTAAGCTTCAGTAACTTCGTGAGTTAAAGCTTCATCAACCAAAATACGACCACAATGTTCGCAAACAATAATTTTTTTACGTTGACGAATATCTAACTGGCGTTGAGGTGGAATCTGGTTGAAACAACCTGAACAAGAATCACGATCAATAGTTACAACGGCTAAACCATTAATTGCATTTTTGCGTAAACGTTTGTAAGCAATTAATAACCGCTCATCAATCGTTGGCTCAGCTTTATCAGCTTTCTTTTGTAAATCTTGCTCTTCTTTTTCAGTTTCAGCAGTGATTACGCCAAGCTCGCTTTTCTTAATTTCTAAATCTTTTTTTCTACCGTCAAGTTCTGTTTTAGCAGATTCGAAGATTTCTGATTTAGAAGTAATTTCGAAACCATGCTCTTTAATTTTCTTTTCAGAAACCTGGATATCTAAACCTTGAATCTCAATTTCTTTTGTTAAAGCATCGTATTCACGATTATTTTTAACTTCTTTTAATTGAGTATCGTATCTTTTTATGCCAGCCTGAGCATCTTTAATTGTATTTTTACGGGTTACGATTGAATCTTCAAGATCATCCAATTCTCCTTTGATTTTTGCTATTCTAGTTTCTAATCCTAAAACATCATCCTCAAGATCGGCAACTTCCATTGGTAACTCGCCCCTTACTTGACGGATTTTATCAATTTTAGTATGAATATTTTGTAATTCGTATAAAGCTTTTAGCTTTTGTTCTACGGTTTGTTCCATTAAAACAGGTAATTTATGGGGTTTGTATTTTGCTCCGTTAGACGGATTGCAAAGTTACTAAATTTTTTCTGAATAATTTCAACCAATAAATTAGATGTAAATTGTTCAGTTTCAAAGTGTCCGATGTCGGCAATTATAATTTTCTCTTCAGCATCAAAAAATTCATGGTACTTAAAATCTGCAGTAATAAAAGCATCCGCTCCAGCAGCAATCGCTTCTTTTAATAAGAAACTCCCAGAACCACCACAAACTGCCACTTTTTTAATTCTTTTTCCCGTTACTTCTGTGTGTCTTACCACTTTTGCAAGCATTCTATCTTTTACCAAGTGTAAAAAATCATAGGCATCCATATCGTATTCAAGCCAGCCAAGCATGCCAGAACCCACCAACTGATGTTTATTTTCTAGGTTATAAATATCGTAAGCAATTTCTTCATAAGGATGATTTTCAAACAAAGCAAGCAAAATTTTTCGTTCTAGCTGAGTTGGGTAAACTACTTCAATCCTCACTTCTTGTTCTTTGTGTCGAACGCCTTTCTCGCCAACAAATGGCTCTGAGCTTTCGTTGCCTTTAAACGTTCCAATTCCTTCAGCATTAAAACTACATTCACTATAGTTACCGATATTTCCTGCACCGGCATAAAATAAAGCCGAACGCAATTGCTCTGCCTGCATTAACGGACAATAAGTAACCAATTTCTTTAATAAGCCCGATTTTGGTGAAAGTATTTTTGTGCCTGTTAAGCCTAATCGTTCGCAAATTCTTGCATTTACGCCGGTATGAATACTATCTAAATTGGTGTGAATGGCATATAAAGCGATGTTATTCTTAATTGCTTTTAGCACTACGCGTTCTACGTAATTTTTGCCGTTTAGTTTTTTTAAGCCTTTAAACACAATTGGATGATGTGTTATTATCAAATTGCAGCCCGTTGAAATTGCCTCATCTACAATTTTTTCAACGCAATCTAAAGCTACTAAAGCGCCCTGAACTTCCATATTTGGATCGCCCACAATTAAACCCGAATTATCATAATCTTCCTGATAATTTAATGGAGCAATGCTTTCCAGATAGTTTGTAATTTCAGATAATCTCATTTTATAAAGATAGAAGTTTTACGGTTTTTGTTTGAAAGGAAAATTTGAGATTATTTTGGAAACGGAAGTCTCGTATGCTTGGCTGAGATCAGTCCCGCCATTTGCTATTTCCGATGAAAAATCGGAATCGCGTCTGTCGGGTTTAGAAATTCAAGCTGATAATTCGTTTGTTTAGCAGAATCTTATGTTATTAAACCTGACAGAAATGAAAAGCCCGCAGACCCGCTTTTCTTCGGGTGCGGACTTGTAATGAATGGCGGGACGAACATTAAAGAAAGTGCTCTCCCTGCTTCTCAAAACTTTATTCTAAACCTTTTGATGAGTGATTATTGAAAACCACCCATTCTAACCATTTGTAAGCTTTCGAAAACCATTTTCTGATTGTGTTCGAAAGCTAAGGTTTTATGATTTACTACATCAATGATTGAACCGATAAAGCACAATCCTAATGTTAAAAGGTACAAAATACCCATCCCGATTTGACCAATAATAAACCTTTGCAAGCCTGGAATTACTAATAATCCAATTAAACAAAAGATGAGCATATCGGATGGATTTTTCCTTTTTGTGCTATAAACCATTAGGAAATTACGCAATTGTTGCTCTGTTAATCCTGTAGTTGCTTGTTGTAAATATGAAAATTCTTCTGGCGTTATACCTGGTAACGACATTAAAGGAGATTGAAATATATCCATGGTTTCTATGTGTTTATCGTTATAATTTTAAACTGTTTTCTATTTTTTATCAAAGTAAAAATTCTATAAATTATTATTAAAAGCGCTGGCAAACCAAACCAATGTTCTGAGAAGCTTTCGCTAATCTCTCCATGTAAAATATGGATTATTGATCTTCCCAACCCGCAGCCGGGACACCATTTTTCAAAGCCTAAATTTGCTACAGGACAAAGGGAAAAATGATGCTCATGACCATTAGCTGTTGCCAATAACACCAAAGCGATTACCCAGAAAATAAGCTCTAGTGGAAAGGTTTTCAAGTGTTTCATGCTTTCAATTTATGTATTTTAGAGAATTTGATTATCGCTTTGTTACGCGATTAGCCGTTTATTCGACCAATCCTAAATAAAAACCGACGAATTACTTAATAAGTCAGAAGAAAGTACAAAGCAAACATAAAAAACCTTTAACAAAATTGCAGGTTAATATTAAGATAAGCTTATTTTTGCACCTTGAATATTCGAGATTTAATTAATAGATACAAAACCGACGATCGGGTAACCCAGTTTACTAAGGCGTTGAACAGTACAAAAAATCCAAAAATACAATTAAAAGGATTGGTAGGCTCTGCCGATGCTATTGTTGCCCTGTCATCATACTTTTTACTACACAAACCTTTGTTTTTTATACTTCCAGATCGGGAAGAAGCCTCTTATTTCCTGTCAGATTTAGAAGGTATTTTAGATAAACAAGTGTTACTTTTCCCTTCATCTTACCGAAAATCTTTCGATTTTACACAGGTAGATACTGCAAATGTATTGGCTCGTGCTGAAGTTTTAAATGAACTTAATCATGATTCAGAATACGGTAAAATTGTAGTTTCTTATCCTGAAGCCATTGCTGAAAAGGTTATTGATCGCTCTGCATTAGAAAAAAATACACTAGAAATTAGTCTTGGTGCTAAATTAGGCATCGATTTCATTAATGAATTTTTAATTGATTACGACTTCGATAGAAGAGATTTTGTTTATGAACCTGGGCAGTTCTCCATTCGAGGTGGTATTGTAGATATTTTTTCGTTTTCATCTGATTTGCCTTTCCGCATTGAGTTTTTTGGCGATGAGGTTGAAAGCATCCGCAGTTTTGAAATTGAAAGTCAGCTTTCGGTTGCCGATGTAAAATCGCTTACGATTGTTCCGAATGTTCAGGCAAAATTTTTAACAGAAAGCAACATTAGTATTTTAGATTATATCGATCAGGATACACAGCTTTGGTTTAAGGATGTAGAATTTACTTTAGACATTGTTAAAGCAGGTTATAAAAAGGCTATAGAGCTATGGAAAGCACTTTCTTTGGCAGAAAAAAACCTTAATCCCGATTGGATTGATCCAAAATTTGCTTTTACAGACGAAAAATTATTAGGTGATCATCTTCAGGATTTCCCAATTATAGAATTTGGAAAACAGTTTTTTTATGCTGCCGAAAATCGTTTTGAATTTGAAACGAAACCGCAGCCATCATTCAACAAAGATTTTAATCTGCTTATCCATAATTTAAAGGAAAACGAAAAAGCAGGGATTATCAACTTCATTTTTACAGATTCGCCAAAGCAGGTTGAGCGTTTATATGCCATTTTAGAAGATATAGACAAAACGGCAAAATTTACTCCGATAAATAGCATGCTGCGTGAAGGCTTTGTGGATCCACAGATTCAAACTGCCTTTTATACCGATCATCAAATTTTTGATCGTTACTATAAATACAAGCTTAAAAAAGGCTATCAGAAAAGTCAAGCAATTACCTTAAAAGATCTTCGGGAACTTAAGTCTGGCGATTATGTAACGCACATTGATCATGGTATTGGAAAATATGCCGGATTAGAAAAGGTAGAAGTAAACGGTAAAACGCAGGAAATGATTCGTCTGGTTTATGCTGACAACGATTTGCTTTACGTAAATATCAACTCTTTAAATCGCATTGCGAAATACAGCGGAAAGGAAAGCGGCGTACCAAAAATGAATAAATTAGGTACCGATGCTTGGGATAAGCTAAAAAAAACTACTAAAAAAAAAGTTAAAGATATTGCCCGGGATTTAATAAAACTTTATGCCTTGCGCAAAACGCAAGCTGGAACAGCCTTTTCTCCCGATAGCTATTTACAAACAGAATTAGAGGCTTCTTTTATTTATGAGGATACGCCAGATCAGCTTAAAGCAACTCAGGATGTTAAAAGAGATATGGAATCTCCATATCCGATGGATCGTTTGGTTTGCGGCGATGTTGGCTTTGGAAAGACAGAAATTGCCGTTCGGGCAGCTTTTAAAGCGGTTGCAGAAGGCAAACAGGCAGCTATTTTGGTGCCGACAACTATTTTAGCACTACAGCATTTCAAAACTTTTTCTGCTCGTTTAAAAGATTTCCCGGTTACGGTAGATTATATTAATCGCTTTAAAACCAGCAAACAAATTAAAGATACACTGGCCGAAGCGGCTATTGGGAAAGTGGATATTTTGATTGGTACGCATCGTTTGCTCAGTAAAGATGTAAAATTTAAGGATCTGGGCATCATGATTATTGATGAGGAACAGAAATTTGGCGTAACTGCAAAAGAGCGTTTAAAAGCTGTTCGGGTAAATGTTGATACCTTAACACTTACCGCAACACCAATTCCGCGAACCTTGCATTTCTCTTTAATGGGCGCTCGAGATTTGTCTATCATCAGTACGCCACCGCCAAATCGCCAGCCTGTAAACACAGAACTTCATGTTTTTAATGATAAATTAATACAGGAAGCGGTACAATTTGAGTTGGATAGAGGCGGACAGGTTTTCTTTGTACACAATCGTGTGAACGATTTAATGCAGTTGGGTGGTTTAATTCAAAAACTTGTACCAAAAGCAAGAATTGGAATTGCACACGGAAAGTTAGACGGTGATGCATTGGAAGATGTAATGCTTGATTTTATTAATGGTGAAAAGGATGTTTTGGTAGCTACTACAATTATTGAAGCTGGTTTAGACATTCCAAACGCCAATACAATCATCATCAATCATGCGCATATGTTTGGGCTAAGCGATCTACACCAAATGCGTGGCCGCGTAGGTAGAAGCAATAAAAAAGCTTTCTGTTACTTGCTTTCGCCGCCTTTATCTACGCTAACTTCGGAGGCCAGAAAACGCTTAAGTGCTATTGAAGAATTTTCTGATTTAGGAAGTGGTTTTAACGTAGCCATGCGAGATTTAGATATCCGCGGTAGCGGAAATTTATTAGGTGCAGAACAAAGTGGTTTTATTGCGGAAATTGGTTTTGAAATGTATCATAAAATTTTAGATGAAGCCATTCAGGAATTAAAAGAAGCAGAGTTTAAAGGTTTGTTTGAAAATGAACCAAATCGTCCTTTTGTAGGCTTTACACAGGTTGATACCGATCTAGAACTTTACATTCCAGATGCTTATATAACCAACATTACCGAACGTTATAATTTGTATACAGAGCTTTCAAAGTTGAGTAATGAAACGGAATTAGCCGTATTTGAAAAGCAATTGGCTGATCGTTTTGGTCCTGTTCCACCACAAGTTAAAACGATGTTTAGCGTGGTTCGTTTGCAGTGGTTGGGTAAAAAACTAGGTTTTGAAAAAATCAGTTTTAAAAAGAATAGTCTACGAGGTTATTTCTTAAGTGATAAACAATCGGCTTATTTCGATTCTACCACCTTTATGAAAATATTAACTTTTGCACAAAATCATCCACGGATGTGTAATTTAAAGGAAGTTAAAAACACATTACGGATTGCTTTTGATCATATTAATAGCGTGGAAGAAGCAATGCAAACTTTAGAATTGATTGATTAAAAAACGTTAATTCACTTAGTTGGCTGAATGAATTAACTTTTTTGATTATATTTTCCATGGTCTGTGTCCTCACAGATCATTTTTATTGCTGTATGTGAGTACACAGACCGAGGCGCTTAATAGAAAAATCTAGACCTTTTATTTTAATGGATCCTACCTTATTACTCGATTTAGTGAAAATGCAAATGCCTTACGGTAAATACAAGGGTTATTTGATTTGTAATATTCCAGAAAGCTACCTGCTTTGGTATAAAGATAAAGGATTTCCTAAAGGGAAACTGGGCGATTTAATGGCTACGATGTTTGAAATCCGGGTAAATGGATTGGAATATTTGTTAACGCCGCTGAAGAATCAATATAGATAATAAACTAGATGCTGAAATGAATTGAGCATGACGAACGCCATAAGGTATCTAGCAGAATACAACAACTAAGTTCTGCTGGATTCAAATCTATATTTCACAACCATTTTCATCGCAAATGGCATCATTAGTTTTATTCAATGAAGTTAGCTTGGTTTTAGGTTGAGTTTCTTTCCATTCCACGAAGCTTTGAGTTAGTGCATCTGTAAATGCTTGAACCGGTTGTGCGCCTGAAACGCCATACTTTCTATCCATAACAAAATATGGAACGCCTTGGATGCCTAAATTCTGACTTTCATAAATATCATAACGCACCGCTTCAGCAAACTGATCACTTTGCAAAACCTGTTCAGCTTCCGCTTTATCCAAACCGATTTCTACGGCAACATCAACTAAAACACTTTCATCACCGATATTTCTACTCTCTACAAAATGCGCTTCAAATAATTTTTCTTCGGCCAAATCTTGAAGATTATGTTTTGCCGCTAAATGAATTAATCGGTGTGCGTTGAAAGTATTGGCCGGCTTATTATGATCGAAATCCATAGTTAATCCGGCATTTTCAGCCATTTCAACCACTTGTTTTGTCATTTGTTTAGCTTGCTCGATTGGCATTCCCTTGCTTCTGGCAAGATAATCGTAAATTGTTTCGCTGGTAGTATTATGATATTCTGGATTGAGTTGATAACTTTTCCAATCTACTTCAATCTCATCTTTAAAGGGCAATTTTTCAATTGCCTGTTCAAAATGACGCTTCCCGATATAGCAAAACGGACACATCACATCCGACCAGATTTCTACTTTCATAAAGTAAAATTAACTTGTTTTGTCTTGGTAAAAGTAAGCAGAAAGTAAAAAGCCGCTATCTTTTAGTATAGCGGCTTTAGCTATTTTATTTATATAGCTGATTAAAAATCAGTTTGAAAGTGCCGTGTGTTTGTGCTCTAAAAGCAATTTCTGGCCCGAAAGCTAAAAGTTTCCCTTTACCAATGTTTGCTTCAAAAGCCGTTACACCATCCTGCAAATAGGCTTGCCCCCAAGCCCAACCGCTACGTAAAGGTGTTCCAGATTCGAACCACATTAAAGGTTTTATCTTTCCTGTTGCAATCGCATCACCGGTTAATTTAAAAACTGGGCTGTTATCAAAATATACATCGGCTTCTTTTTCCATACCGTAAGTTGATGGTAGTTTATTGTCTACACCAACATTTAAAACACTTCCTGGAACGTAGTATTTTTCAGCAGGTAACCTTTTTTCCTCGCCATTTACAACTTCCATCATCGCATTGCGAACAGGTAAATTTAAGTGATAAGCCAAGCTTGTGCTACTGCCAATGGTAACCACATGACCGCCTTCTTCTAAAAATTTCTTTATTTGAGGGATCGATTTATCTGCAGTAATTCTACCCAACTGTTTTCTATATTCTTCTGGTGTATCTTCCGCTTTTGGTCCAGCAAATCTGCCTCCAAAACCTCCGCTTTGTAGTGCAGGTATAGCACCTCCAACAAAAACTATTACATCATATTTCGATTTTAAACTGCCCGCATCTATATCTTGTGGATAAATTATGGTTGCGTTGTAATGGTATTGCTCCATAATAAACCTCAACCAACCCGATGCCATTGATCCGCCATAAGTATCCCAAAGTGCAATTCTACCGGGTTGAATTTTGATTTTATCTTTCGGAGCTACGCCAGATTTTAGCTTTACATTTGCTTTTTCTAAAATGGATTTAGCGTTACCAGATGCTGAAACATAAAAATCTCCGCTCTCTGTAGATCGGTAAATTTCAACTTTGCTTTTTAATAAATCATTTACCGCAGTATAAGAGTCATTTTGAGCTGCGCTTAAAATATATGATGAGCCAGCTGCCAGTTTATTTTCTGGTTTTAGTAATTGCCCATAAGGATTTTTTACAAACGGACCAGTAAATTCGTCCTGAATTCTATCGAACTTAACATCCATTAAGTAAGCCAATGTCCATCCTGCTGCATCATATGGAGGGATAGGAGCGCCGCCTTCATATTTAAAGTCATTTGGATGATCTTGTGGCTCAAACATATCTAAAACATGTGGTCTAAAAGCTTGGTCAGTTTTAACAACATAACTTCCAGTTGGATAATTTTTACCCGCAACAATAAAAGGAGCGGTCGTTTTTTGAACCACTATTCCGGTTCTAATTAACGCATTTAAAAATTTTACCGCCGAATTAAAATCAGGTTGATCAGCGGATAAAATATATCCCCGGGGATCTCTGTTTAACGGCGCTTTCATTATGGTATCAAAATACTTAATGCTCATTTGTCTTCGTCCGCCGAAATCAGATTCACCGCCAGCAACCATAGTACCTTTATCATTTTTGGCGGCATTATTTATCGCATCGATTTTTTTAGGAGAGAAAGACCAGTTATCTTTTTTCCCTCGCTCAATAGAATTTCTTCCCATCTGATAAATATTATACAATAACTCATCGTGATAACGCTGTGCATAACCTAAAACGGCATAATTTAATGAAACAGAATAATCAATAGAGTTTTTAAAATACCATTTTCTAGGCGTTATCGGATTTGGCGAATCGCCACTTGGCAATAAAC is drawn from Pedobacter mucosus and contains these coding sequences:
- a CDS encoding DsbA family oxidoreductase, which codes for MKVEIWSDVMCPFCYIGKRHFEQAIEKLPFKDEIEVDWKSYQLNPEYHNTTSETIYDYLARSKGMPIEQAKQMTKQVVEMAENAGLTMDFDHNKPANTFNAHRLIHLAAKHNLQDLAEEKLFEAHFVESRNIGDESVLVDVAVEIGLDKAEAEQVLQSDQFAEAVRYDIYESQNLGIQGVPYFVMDRKYGVSGAQPVQAFTDALTQSFVEWKETQPKTKLTSLNKTNDAICDENGCEI
- a CDS encoding zinc ribbon domain-containing protein, whose amino-acid sequence is MEQTVEQKLKALYELQNIHTKIDKIRQVRGELPMEVADLEDDVLGLETRIAKIKGELDDLEDSIVTRKNTIKDAQAGIKRYDTQLKEVKNNREYDALTKEIEIQGLDIQVSEKKIKEHGFEITSKSEIFESAKTELDGRKKDLEIKKSELGVITAETEKEEQDLQKKADKAEPTIDERLLIAYKRLRKNAINGLAVVTIDRDSCSGCFNQIPPQRQLDIRQRKKIIVCEHCGRILVDEALTHEVTEA
- a CDS encoding TM2 domain-containing protein, with the translated sequence MDIFQSPLMSLPGITPEEFSYLQQATTGLTEQQLRNFLMVYSTKRKNPSDMLIFCLIGLLVIPGLQRFIIGQIGMGILYLLTLGLCFIGSIIDVVNHKTLAFEHNQKMVFESLQMVRMGGFQ
- the mfd gene encoding transcription-repair coupling factor, yielding MNIRDLINRYKTDDRVTQFTKALNSTKNPKIQLKGLVGSADAIVALSSYFLLHKPLFFILPDREEASYFLSDLEGILDKQVLLFPSSYRKSFDFTQVDTANVLARAEVLNELNHDSEYGKIVVSYPEAIAEKVIDRSALEKNTLEISLGAKLGIDFINEFLIDYDFDRRDFVYEPGQFSIRGGIVDIFSFSSDLPFRIEFFGDEVESIRSFEIESQLSVADVKSLTIVPNVQAKFLTESNISILDYIDQDTQLWFKDVEFTLDIVKAGYKKAIELWKALSLAEKNLNPDWIDPKFAFTDEKLLGDHLQDFPIIEFGKQFFYAAENRFEFETKPQPSFNKDFNLLIHNLKENEKAGIINFIFTDSPKQVERLYAILEDIDKTAKFTPINSMLREGFVDPQIQTAFYTDHQIFDRYYKYKLKKGYQKSQAITLKDLRELKSGDYVTHIDHGIGKYAGLEKVEVNGKTQEMIRLVYADNDLLYVNINSLNRIAKYSGKESGVPKMNKLGTDAWDKLKKTTKKKVKDIARDLIKLYALRKTQAGTAFSPDSYLQTELEASFIYEDTPDQLKATQDVKRDMESPYPMDRLVCGDVGFGKTEIAVRAAFKAVAEGKQAAILVPTTILALQHFKTFSARLKDFPVTVDYINRFKTSKQIKDTLAEAAIGKVDILIGTHRLLSKDVKFKDLGIMIIDEEQKFGVTAKERLKAVRVNVDTLTLTATPIPRTLHFSLMGARDLSIISTPPPNRQPVNTELHVFNDKLIQEAVQFELDRGGQVFFVHNRVNDLMQLGGLIQKLVPKARIGIAHGKLDGDALEDVMLDFINGEKDVLVATTIIEAGLDIPNANTIIINHAHMFGLSDLHQMRGRVGRSNKKAFCYLLSPPLSTLTSEARKRLSAIEEFSDLGSGFNVAMRDLDIRGSGNLLGAEQSGFIAEIGFEMYHKILDEAIQELKEAEFKGLFENEPNRPFVGFTQVDTDLELYIPDAYITNITERYNLYTELSKLSNETELAVFEKQLADRFGPVPPQVKTMFSVVRLQWLGKKLGFEKISFKKNSLRGYFLSDKQSAYFDSTTFMKILTFAQNHPRMCNLKEVKNTLRIAFDHINSVEEAMQTLELID
- a CDS encoding DUF3820 family protein, which codes for MDPTLLLDLVKMQMPYGKYKGYLICNIPESYLLWYKDKGFPKGKLGDLMATMFEIRVNGLEYLLTPLKNQYR
- a CDS encoding Nif3-like dinuclear metal center hexameric protein, producing the protein MRLSEITNYLESIAPLNYQEDYDNSGLIVGDPNMEVQGALVALDCVEKIVDEAISTGCNLIITHHPIVFKGLKKLNGKNYVERVVLKAIKNNIALYAIHTNLDSIHTGVNARICERLGLTGTKILSPKSGLLKKLVTYCPLMQAEQLRSALFYAGAGNIGNYSECSFNAEGIGTFKGNESSEPFVGEKGVRHKEQEVRIEVVYPTQLERKILLALFENHPYEEIAYDIYNLENKHQLVGSGMLGWLEYDMDAYDFLHLVKDRMLAKVVRHTEVTGKRIKKVAVCGGSGSFLLKEAIAAGADAFITADFKYHEFFDAEEKIIIADIGHFETEQFTSNLLVEIIQKKFSNFAIRLTEQNTNPINYLF
- a CDS encoding M14 family metallopeptidase, giving the protein MIKNYFKKLCLVFFMASSSVVFAQEVTSPKSHFGFNIGDDYQLANYTQTEAYFKKLAETSKRVKLVDIGKTEEGRSQYMLIISSPENIKNLARYQEISQKLAHADITPEEAKSLAQEGKAVVWIDGGLHATEVVGAHQLIQTAYEFASKTDPETLKILDNVIILFTHANPDGQELVSNWYMREKDPKKRTTSGLPRLYEKYAGHDNNRDFFMQNLKETQNISRQLFVEWIPQIMYNHHQTGPAGTVVAGPPYRDPFNYVFDPTILTSLDAVGAAMHNRMNVENKPGYTQRGGSVYSTWYNGGLRTTTYFHNMIGLLTEIIGSPTPSDIPLVPARLLPSGDSPNPITPRKWYFKNSIDYSVSLNYAVLGYAQRYHDELLYNIYQMGRNSIERGKKDNWSFSPKKIDAINNAAKNDKGTMVAGGESDFGGRRQMSIKYFDTIMKAPLNRDPRGYILSADQPDFNSAVKFLNALIRTGIVVQKTTAPFIVAGKNYPTGSYVVKTDQAFRPHVLDMFEPQDHPNDFKYEGGAPIPPYDAAGWTLAYLMDVKFDRIQDEFTGPFVKNPYGQLLKPENKLAAGSSYILSAAQNDSYTAVNDLLKSKVEIYRSTESGDFYVSASGNAKSILEKANVKLKSGVAPKDKIKIQPGRIALWDTYGGSMASGWLRFIMEQYHYNATIIYPQDIDAGSLKSKYDVIVFVGGAIPALQSGGFGGRFAGPKAEDTPEEYRKQLGRITADKSIPQIKKFLEEGGHVVTIGSSTSLAYHLNLPVRNAMMEVVNGEEKRLPAEKYYVPGSVLNVGVDNKLPSTYGMEKEADVYFDNSPVFKLTGDAIATGKIKPLMWFESGTPLRSGWAWGQAYLQDGVTAFEANIGKGKLLAFGPEIAFRAQTHGTFKLIFNQLYK
- a CDS encoding DUF2752 domain-containing protein → MKHLKTFPLELIFWVIALVLLATANGHEHHFSLCPVANLGFEKWCPGCGLGRSIIHILHGEISESFSEHWFGLPALLIIIYRIFTLIKNRKQFKIITINT